The proteins below come from a single Alligator mississippiensis isolate rAllMis1 chromosome 2, rAllMis1, whole genome shotgun sequence genomic window:
- the LOC132248445 gene encoding uncharacterized protein LOC132248445 produces MESLNQKEQQLSLRRPVAEETQRELEEKHAKYEELRKKVSGLKDEEANLTKSIERSLRATRRLQKTTAEQKNELQTKRDAALEQLRDHTEVLKLLERDIYEVDRKLELVNAENGRLKLCNARIKADISTMNSEAEKHKSTTIKILQDLAILRELLLKAWSEDSYIQKEFVETEQEILRAMANLIAKVQHREQKVDSISNRLQSNLDGLDSLLGSQSVVNP; encoded by the exons ATGGAGAGCCTGAATcaaaaagagcagcagctgagTTTGAGAAGGCCAGTCGCAGAGGAGACACAGAGAGAGCTGGAGGAGAAGCACGCCAAATATGAAGAACTGAGGAAGAAAGTTTCGG GTCTCAAAGATGAAGAGGCCAACCTGACGAAATCCATCGAGCGCTCGCTCAGGGCGACAAGAAGACTCCAAAAAACTACG GCTGAGCAGAAGAATGAATTGCAGACGAAGCGTGACGCAGCTTTGGAGCAGCTGAGAGACCACACAGAGGTTTTGAAGCTGCTAGAGAGAGACATTTATGAGGTCGACAGAAAGCTTGAGCTTGTGaatgcagaaaatggcaggttGAAATTA TGCAATGCACGGATCAAAGCAGATATTTCCACCATGAACTCGGAGGCGGAAAAGCACAAGTCAACAACAATCAAAATTCTGCAGGACTTGGCAATCCTTCGCG AGCTTCTTCTGAAGGCATGGTCAGAGGACAGTTACATTCAAAAG GAATTTGTGGAGACTGAGCAGGAAATTCTGAGGGCAATGGCAAATTTAATAGCAAAAGTTCAGCACAGAGAGCAAAAGGTTGACAGCATTAGCAACAGGCTTCAAAGtaacttggatggactggattcTTTACTAGGAAGTCAATCTGTCGTGAATCCCTG A
- the JKAMP gene encoding JNK1/MAPK8-associated membrane protein produces MQAVAVLPACLGLYCGRAVLAANGSAEIYGDCGVCPRGQKTDDHKICRPCTESPDRYDWLYLGFMALLPLVLHWFFIEWYSGKKSSSALFQHITALFECSVAAIVTLLVSDPVGSLCIRSCKVVMLSDWYTMLYNPSPDYITTIHCTHEAVYPLYTIVFIYYAFCLVLMMLLRPLLVKKIACGLGKSDRFKSIYAALYFFPILTVLQAVGGGLLYYAFPYIILVLSLVTLAVYMSASEVESFKDLLLRKKRLVVLFSHWLLHAYGIISISKLDKLEEDLPLLALVPTPALFYLMTAKYTEPSRILSEGANGH; encoded by the exons ATGCAGGCCGTGGCGGTGCTGCCCGCCTGCCTGGGCCTGTACTGCGGGAGGGCCGTGCTGGCCGCCAACGGCTCCGCCGAGATCTACGGCGACTGCGGG GTGTGTCCCAGGGGGCAGAAGACGGATGACCACAAGATCTGCCGGCCGTGCACAGAGTCCCCAGACCGCTACGACTGGCTGTACCTGGGCTtcatggccctgctgcccctggtgctgcaCTGGTTCTTCATCGAGTGGTATTCGGGGAAGAAGAG ttcCAGTGCATTGTTCCAGCACATCACGGCCTTATTTGAATGCAGTGTCGCAGCTATAGTTACGCTGCTTGTGAGTGACCCGGTGGGTTCCCTGTGCATCCGCTCCTGCAAGGTGGTGATGTTGTCAGACTGGTATACGATGCTGTACAACCCAAGCCCGGATTACATTACCACTATTCACTGCACTCATGAAGCAGTCTATCCTCT ATACACCATAGTGTTTATCTACTATGCCTTCTGCCTAGTGTTGATGATGCTGCTTCGACCTCTTCTGGTTAAGAAGATCGCCTGTGGCTTAGGAAAGTCGGACAGATTTAAAAGCATTTATGCAGCCCTCTACTTCTTCCCTATTCTAACTGTGCTTCAGGCTGTTGGAGGAGGCCTCCTCT ATTATGCTTTCCCTTATATTATATTGGTGTTATCGTTGGTCACCCTGGCTGTGTACATGTCAGCTTCTGAAGTTGAG tctTTCAAAGATCTTCTGCTCAGGAAGAAAAGGCTTGTTGTTCTCTTTAGCCACTGGTTACTTCATGCCTATGGAATCATCTCGATTTCCAAGCTGGATAAGCTGGAGGAGGATTTGCCCCTACTGGCTTTGgtacccacccctgccctcttcTATCTAATGACTGCGAAGTATACGGAGCCCTCACGCATACTTTCAGAGGGAGCAAATGGACATTAA